TATTTTGAAGCAGGTTTTTCTCTTTAGTCAAGGCATTGAAGCGTTCTTGTAATCTGTTGCAATGACTGGGCGTCTTTCTCTCACAGTCAAATACCATGTCcgtcttcttttctctgttgtgaGTTGTGTTGCAGACAGAGGGAGCTGATTCCTGGCTGGAGTTCACTGATGGTAATGAAAACAGagcatttttattaaataaaattcaatagaaaaatatttttaaggtTTCTTTTCGATGGAACGTTTTACAGAAACGTTGTGAATGAACAAGCACATGTAGGTTGGTGCCATGGAGTCATCCTGAAACCATTTATACCATATGATGAAGAATGAGCAGTTGAGCTAAAATAGCTACATTGTGTTTTAAATCTTATTGGTTGCAAAAGTTATAAAGTTGGCACAAATACTCCATATATCTTTTAGCTAGGGTCTAGTTGTCGAGTTTTTGGATTTTGTTCTTAAAAAGTTTTACAGTAAAGTAGTCAAGTGTAGGGGGATTCTGGGTCCGATGGCCTTGATCCTCTCgctttgttgttttattccaaGCTACCACACTCCCACTGTTTTGATAATTAAAGAGCATCTTTCTGGAGAAAGAATAGTTTTGCTTTAACTATTTTAATCTGGTGTGGCTCCCTCCTTATGTGATGCAGTCACTGGGTTGAGTCAAGTGTGATTCTGAGATTGCGGCCTTAACAGGGTGCTTGCACCATCTGTGCTGAGCCCCTATTTGCACCACAGTGTGATGTAATTTGCAATTGCGTTTTTGTTGGTGCAACTGTACATGGAAATctcagatgacacaatgccatGTTTATGAAATACATATTCAAAGGAAAGAGACTATATACTCACACGAAAGGCGGAGAGAAATATTGAGAACAGCTTGTACGATACACAGCACACCGAAGCTGAGTAACAGCAGCTGAGGGATTCTTTTTTCTGCAAAATCAAATGAACGTTAACATGAGTCTGTGACCTCGATGGcagcatgttgttgttgttgatgttggaaAGACAGCCTTTTGCTCTATAGAAACGTATATTTGAACGTTAATGTGCAAATGTTTGCTTCAAGGATAAATATGTTTTACCTGATCATTCCATCATCAGACACAACATTGTACTTGACAAATTACTTGCAAGAGATCTTGAAACTTAGAATTTAGAGAGCAAAGTAAGTTAGAGCAGGTGAACACATGAAACCCAATGTCTGTGCTGCTctatttttggttttattgaaTGAGGAGCAGatgtcatttttcaaacataTAAGCATGTAGCAAAttgaacaaaaatacaataataaatattatgATGGCTTTTAAAAGGACAAGTGAAGTGATATCATTGCTTACTTCATGTGCTGTGATTTACAAAGGTCTACATCAAAAAGACCATGACACTGGAGACTGGAGTCAAAAACCCTTGAGTTATTGTTAAATACCAATAAAGTCATGTCATGTCTCGTTCTTATAGCTACTGTGGATTTTTACGAATATGTAAAGAACACTATCTTTCCCTAACTTCCCTTAATCAAGTACTCTCCCAATTAGCATACATATGTCAATACTACTATTGTTGTTtgacagtatatatatatataataagatGCTGCGTTTTTACCTGTTTGATTTGTATTGCTGCTGCATTTCTGTTCATGTCTTGGCTGCTCATTCATATATTCCAGCTCTGTGGATGTTGCCATTGCCAACGCCTCTgttgtttgtaaaatgtaacGTCCGGGTCCAATGGTACATTTCTTCTTTTGGTTTCTTCATCAGGGAGTGGCCTGATGCTCAAGATTCAGCAGAGGCCACAGAGAAGACAAAGATGTGGGCATGAAAAGAGACTCAAACTAAAATCTGTTCATCCTGAATGATTGAATCATAAGCTGTTTCATTCTCTTCCTCTGGAGTTTAAAGCAGCTCAAACACTTAAATGCAcagcatttctttattttctttcaccttTGCAATCATCCTAAATCTACAGTGTAAATTCTCAAAATTCCTCCAAAAGTCACATTTATTCATCTGGGGCAAAAAGGATTGAAAAGCTCAAAACAAATGTCGTTATTGGTGATTacatatattaaaaaatctGTCTACATTGTGAGGAAAAGAGGTTTTGTTACTTATTGACACATATTGTGTTATGTGGaaagtgtgtgtacatttgtgacACTTCCCACACAATGGTGTTGTCATATTATGTCACAACACCTATGGTGGGATGTAACTATGTAGATTTACTTTGACACTtaaagtgtgtaagatttaggtgaaacagatctaatggcagaaattaaatttaaaataatcgtagtgatgtttttacttgtgtttcatctaaattgtatgaattgttgttttctttactctagaatgggaGGGTAACATGAAAGAATACTAGATGtccctaaattctacacactgaacctttcagTTAATTTCTCATGTACTGTATCTgcactttacttaagtagatttgTTTTTTAGGAGAAAATTTCAGTATTTCTTATATCAGCACGTGTCTATAATTTCTACTCcactatttttaaaaagcatcatgttaaatgttcatattcttttttatgtttttaaaagtaatcaataacGAGAGGGGAACTAGTTCCCTGATACAATCACAGAAGGCAGGAAACATTAGAATGtgcctcctgcagcagaaacattaCTGATGAAGAAGAAACATAAATAGATTCAGAAGAGGCAGAGAATCAGATAATAGTTAATATATCAAATCAAGTGTTTACAGCAGCATCATCTACAGCTTTATTAATGGTGATTGAATGGATTCTATATTTTTCTAGTGTTAAACAAAACAGACCATTGCATTTGggaatatttattcatttatttagtaTATCTAAAACCAACAACTTGCTTTATTTTACAcaagtaaaaaagaaacattattttacGTCCAGTTGC
This is a stretch of genomic DNA from Paralichthys olivaceus isolate ysfri-2021 chromosome 8, ASM2471397v2, whole genome shotgun sequence. It encodes these proteins:
- the LOC109627500 gene encoding oxidized low-density lipoprotein receptor 1-like isoform X4 is translated as MATSTELEYMNEQPRHEQKCSSNTNQTEKRIPQLLLLSFGVLCIVQAVLNISLRLSLNSSQESAPSVCNTTHNREKKTDMVFDCERKTPSHCNRLQERFNALTKEKNLLQNRITKLNNVIREQSGCVSSQQCPTDWTEINSRCYFVSADTATWEESRQYCKSKGADLMVINSEQELILGAWWAEQIIQPELCGGEFLQVIEDQLEECPLSMEAEVVV
- the LOC109627500 gene encoding oxidized low-density lipoprotein receptor 1-like isoform X5, whose product is MATSTELEYMNEQPRHEQKCSSNTNQTEKRIPQLLLLSFGVLCIVQAVLNISLRLSLNSSQESAPSVCNTTHNREKKTDMVFDCERKTPSHCNRLQERFNALTKEKNLLQNRITKLNNVIREQSGCVSSQQCPTDWTEINSRCYFVSADTATWEESRQYCKSKGADLMVINSEQELLSFYIMNHPISVYWIGLHLTNGSFRWVDGSALTKEFFIDR